One part of the Vicia villosa cultivar HV-30 ecotype Madison, WI linkage group LG6, Vvil1.0, whole genome shotgun sequence genome encodes these proteins:
- the LOC131612318 gene encoding blue copper protein 1a-like, with product MALSRALFLFTLIAAVFSTIAVATDYVVGDEEGWTLGVDYQVWAADKVFHLGDTLTFKYVAGKDSVVRVNGSDFQSCSVPWAAPVLGSGNDKVVLTTYGRRWYISGFANHCKNGQKLVITVLPSQQSPWSPVPSALPSPSSSPVPAPEAAPPSNAPWSAVPAPEAAPPSNAPWSATVPRRSLLSKKLFKMIHTNLIAV from the exons atgGCTCTTTCACGTGCTCTTTTCCTCTTTACTCTCATTGCTGCTGTCTTCTCAACCATAGCCGTGGCAACAGATTATGTAGTTGGAGATGAAGAAGGTTGGACGCTTGGAGTTGATTATCAAGTTTGGGCTGCAGACAAGGTTTTTCATCTCGGAGACACACTCA CATTCAAGTATGTTGCTGGTAAGGACAGTGTGGTGAGAGTAAATGGAAGTGATTTTCAGAGTTGCTCAGTTCCTTGGGCAGCACCAGTGTTGGGTAGTGGAAATGATAAAGTTGTATTGACAACATATGGAAGAAGATGGTACATTTCAGGTTTCGCCAACCACTGCAAAAATGGACAAAAGCTTGTCATAACTGTCTTGCCATCACAGCAATCACCTTGGTCTCCAGTACCCTCAGCTTTACCTTCACCTTCATCCTCACCTGTGCCTGCCCCTGAAGCTGCACCGCCTTCTAATGCACCATGGTCCGCTGTGCCTGCCCCTGAAGCTGCACCGCCTTCTAATGCACCATGGTCCGCCACGGTTCCTCGCAGATCCCTGCTGTCAAAGAAGCTATTCAAAATGATTCACACAAATCTGATTGCTGTTTGA
- the LOC131614623 gene encoding blue copper protein 1a-like translates to MTLSRALFLFALIATIFSTIAVATDFVVGDEKGWTLGVDYQAWAADKVFHLGDTLTFNYVAGKDSVVRVNGSDFQSCSVPWAAPVLGSGNDKVVLTTYGRRWYISGFANHCKNGQKLVITVLPSQQLPWSPVPSPSPSPSDAPWSATVPRRSLLSKKLLKMIHTNIIVV, encoded by the exons atgACTCTTTCACGTGCTCTTTTCCTCTTTGCTCTCATTGCTACTATCTTCTCAACCATAGCCGTGGCAACAGATTTTGTAGTTGGAGATGAAAAGGGTTGGACACTTGGAGTTGATTATCAAGCTTGGGCTGCAGACAAAGTCTTTCATCTCGGAGACACACTCA CATTCAATTATGTTGCTGGTAAGGACAGTGTGGTGAGAGTAAATGGAAGTGATTTTCAGAGTTGCTCAGTTCCTTGGGCAGCACCAGTGTTGGGTAGTGGAAATGATAAAGTTGTATTGACAACATATGGAAGAAGATGGTACATTTCTGGTTTTGCTAACCACTGCAAAAATGGACAAAAGCTTGTCATAACTGTCTTGCCATCACAACAATTACCTTGGTCTCCAGTCCCTTCACCTTCACCCTCACCTTCGGATGCACCATGGTCCGCCACTGTTCCCCGCCGATCCCTGCTGTCAAAGAAGCTACTCAAAATGATTCACACAAATATAATAGTTGTTTGA